In the genome of Alphaproteobacteria bacterium, the window CTTTATGAAAAAGTACCTTTTATCAAATGGTTCATAAGATCTTTTGTAACTCTTATGCCAAGTGGCCGTGGTATTACAATATTAACACCCTATCTTTGGCTATTAATCTTCTTTGTTATACCTTTTTTAATTGTTTTAAAAATAAGTGTGGCCGAAACCCAAATCACACAACCTCCCTATAGTGATCTTATTACATGGGATGATATCGGGCTTAAAATTCAATTGTTTTTTGGAAATTATGATTTCATCATTTTTGGGGATGGTGAATTTTATCTGACAGCTTTGTGGAATGCTTTAACCATCGCCTTCATTTCAACTATTTTATGTTTACTGATTGGTTTTCCTATGGCCTATGCGATTGCCAGATCATCACCCACATCACGTAACATATTCTTATTGTTGGTCATTTTACCTTTTTGGACATCTTTTCTTATTCGGATTTATGCGTGGGTCGGTATATTAAAAAATAATGGGGTTATTAATAATGTTTTGATCTGGCTTGGCCTTATATCGCCAGATAATCCATTGATCATGATGAATACCAATTTTGCTGTTTATATTGGGATTGTTTATTCCTATTTGCCTTTTATGATTTTGCCTCTTTATGCTACTTTGGAAAAAATGGATTTAACGTTACTTGAAGCTGCAGCTGATCTTGGATGCAAACCATGGCGTGCATTTCTTTCGATTACCGTCCCCTTGGCTTTACCTGGTATTATAGCTGGATGTATGCTTGTCTTTATCCCTGCTGTGGGTGAATATGTTATTCCTGAACTTTTAGGTGGACCAGATAGTCTAATGATTGGTCGTATTTTATCGAATGAATTTTTTACCAATCGCGATTGGCCTGTAGCGTCAACCTTGGCTATCTTTATTTTAATTGTTTTAATTATTCCTATTTTAATTTTCCAATATTTCCAAAACAAACAGGTTGATGCATATCGATGAACAATAAATTATCTTGGTTCTTAATATCAATTTTGATTATTGGTTATATTTTTCTTTATGGACCAATTTTATCTTTAATTGTTTTTTCATTTAATGAATCAAAACTTGTGACAGTATGGGCTGGTTTTTCAACCAAATGGTATCAAGAATTGGCCCAAGATCAACAGGTTCTAAGTGCTGCATGGTTAAGTCTTGAGATAGCAGCGATCACCGCCACACTTTCTGCTATTTTGGGAACAATCTCAGGATATATTTTGGCAAGATTTAATAAATTTCGAGGTAAAGCATTTTTTACTGGTATGATTTCAGCGCGTTTGGTTATGCCAGATGTTATCACAGGTCTTTCAATGCTTTTGCTTTTTGTGCAAGCAGATCAATTATTACAAGTAATTTTTGGGATAGATCCAATTGGACGTGGAAAATTAACAATTATCATTGCCCATACAACAGCTGCCATGGCCTTTGTAACCGTTGTTCTTCAATCACGATTGGTTAATCTTGATCAATCTTTAGAAGAAGCTGCCCAAGATTTGGGCGCACGTCCCTTAAAAGTTTTCTTTGTTATAACTTTACCAATTATTTCACCTGCTATTATCGCCGGCTGGCTTTTAGCTTTTACCATTTCCTTAGATGATGTTGTAATCGCAAGCTTTACGTCAGGTCCTGGGGCGACCACCTTACCCATGGTTATTTTTTCAAAAGTAAGATTAGGTTTAAATCCAGAAATTAATGCTTTGGCTACAATTATCATTGGCATTGTTGGTGTTGGTGTTCTTATTGCAAGTCTTATGATGAAAAAGCAGGAAAAAAGACGCACACACGAAATGCAAACAGCTTTCGATCAACATTAATTATTTAATTAAAAATCTAATTAATCACTGGAAAGATTTTTTGATCTTTCCAGTGATCTAATATTATCAATTATGGTAGGCTAATTTTTTTGTAAAAGTACCAATTAAATCTTGGCGCATTTTACTAATATCACCAGACATTCTTATATGCTGAACTGACAATTTATCACTACCTTTAAAGAAATCTGGATATTCAGATGATAGTTGCGCTAAATCCGCTGATTTTACAGAAAAACTTGATAGTTTTTTAATTGGATAATCAGTTTGGGCAAAATCTATCTGTTGATTATTTAGGGTTATAATAACCAAATCGACTTGAGTTTGACCTTTATTCAAACTTGAAATTTGTAAAGGATAATAAATTTGATTATTTTTAAAACGATATTCAATTGGATGAAATGTTTGCAATGTTGTTTTTAAATTAATAGTATCATAAACAATCCATTCATAACCACGTTGTTGATAATCTGTTAAAATAGACACTAAATTTTGTGCATATTTAGAATCCATTATTTGATTACTAGTTGTAATTTTTTGGAATAAATTATTTGTATGATCAACAAAATTATCTAAATTTAATTTTTTTGTATCAACTAATTTAATATTTGCTTTGCTGCAGATTTAAAATCTGTAGCCCAATCAATTTCACTATTCTGGTTCTTAGCCAATTGGGCCAATTTAGAATAAAGATTTATATCTTTTACTTGTGATCTAGGTTGGTTAGGAAAAACAGTAAATTCTACTTGTTTTATATTTCCATCCTTTATAGAAGCAACATCTGTTGATAAGACCATAATTTCTTCATCCCCATTATGAAGAATGATTGCTCTTTGGCGTGGTTCATCTATATCGCACGACCATCCCCCATGATCAGCTAATACTGTAGAAATAGGAAAGATAAAAGCTAATATTAAAGAAATCATAAAATATGAATTTTATTTTTCATAAAAATACTCCTTAGTTATATATTAAAATAATTATAATAAAAAATGTAATAATATTATTATTTATATAATTTTTCTAGCAAAAACTCACGGCCTATTTTTACTTTTTTCTCTTGGTTATACATCACAATGTCAGCTGTTGCATAGGTTTCTGGCCATTGTTGGGGTAAAAACGATCCTGTCCCAATAATATCAATCGGTGCATTGGTTGTTGCCATTATTTTGCATTTCAAGGGATCAAAACCCGATGATGCTA includes:
- a CDS encoding ABC transporter permease subunit — encoded protein: MNNKLSWFLISILIIGYIFLYGPILSLIVFSFNESKLVTVWAGFSTKWYQELAQDQQVLSAAWLSLEIAAITATLSAILGTISGYILARFNKFRGKAFFTGMISARLVMPDVITGLSMLLLFVQADQLLQVIFGIDPIGRGKLTIIIAHTTAAMAFVTVVLQSRLVNLDQSLEEAAQDLGARPLKVFFVITLPIISPAIIAGWLLAFTISLDDVVIASFTSGPGATTLPMVIFSKVRLGLNPEINALATIIIGIVGVGVLIASLMMKKQEKRRTHEMQTAFDQH
- a CDS encoding ABC transporter permease subunit, producing the protein MPSGRGITILTPYLWLLIFFVIPFLIVLKISVAETQITQPPYSDLITWDDIGLKIQLFFGNYDFIIFGDGEFYLTALWNALTIAFISTILCLLIGFPMAYAIARSSPTSRNIFLLLVILPFWTSFLIRIYAWVGILKNNGVINNVLIWLGLISPDNPLIMMNTNFAVYIGIVYSYLPFMILPLYATLEKMDLTLLEAAADLGCKPWRAFLSITVPLALPGIIAGCMLVFIPAVGEYVIPELLGGPDSLMIGRILSNEFFTNRDWPVASTLAIFILIVLIIPILIFQYFQNKQVDAYR